A single Cupriavidus sp. D39 DNA region contains:
- a CDS encoding EthD family reductase gives MVKISILYPHRKGGRFDMDYYLQRHMPRAVALFGPHPGYHGVSVERGLSGSAPGSDPAFTVVFSFLFESLPAFVAASKAVGNELQLDMPNYTDAVPVMQISEVVNIG, from the coding sequence ATGGTCAAGATCAGCATTCTCTACCCGCATAGGAAGGGCGGCAGGTTCGATATGGACTACTACCTGCAACGGCACATGCCGCGCGCCGTCGCGCTGTTCGGCCCGCATCCGGGCTACCACGGTGTGTCGGTGGAGCGCGGCCTGAGCGGCAGCGCGCCGGGCTCGGATCCGGCCTTTACGGTGGTGTTCAGTTTCCTGTTCGAGTCGCTGCCGGCCTTCGTCGCGGCGTCAAAGGCCGTCGGCAACGAGCTGCAGCTCGATATGCCCAACTACACCGATGCGGTGCCCGTGATGCAGATCAGCGAAGTGGTGAATATCGGCTGA